CCCGAAAAAGGTCCTGGTTGTACGCGAAAAATGGGACAGACCTCAGGAGAAATCGCAAGGCGCCGAAGATCGTCGGCGGACGCAAGGCCGGGAAGTACATCCCGGGACGCAGGGCTGGCAAAAATCATGCCAGGACGCAAGGCCCGCTTCGCGGGGAAAGATCCTCACTGCCAGTCTGCTAACGCAGGCCAGTCAGGCTCCGCCTGGCCAGTCTCGCCTTCGGCGAGGCCAGTTCCGACTTCGTCGGGCAAACAAAGACCATTGAGAAAGAGCGTTGTGGAGAGGTTCGCTGCGCTCACGAGAGAATTGAGAGAGAAGAAACCAGATTGGCGATGAAACTTACCCCGTCACATGCATCTCTTTCATCTCACCTTGTGACCAACGAAGAACAGATCCTTCCTCTGGAACAAATAGCAATTTTTTTCCTCATTGACGTCTGCTCTTTTCGGAGAACGGTGGACCGTTGACGGATAACGTTGTCTTCACAGCGATCAGCGAAAAGCGGTTCTTAGGTGTGAGATCCCGTGTAGGCCCATCACGGGATGACAGAAGAGGCGTTGAGCAAGTCAGCCTCTACGGTATGACAATTTCAGACGATTATGCAATTCTTTTGTAGGGGCGAATGGCCGTTCGCCCGAAAAAGGTCCTGGTTGGAATCTCTGCCTTTTACGCGAAAAAGGGACATACTATAGGAGCCGGTCGGTCCCTATTTTCGCTCTCGTCCTCTCGTGAGCGCAACGAACGTCTCGATACGCTTTTTCTAGGCTGTTCAAAGAGTGCAGGCGATCTTTCACTTGTGAAAGGAGCTCATCAGTTCTTCTTACATTAAGCCAAAATGCACCCTTCTGAACAATCAGCGATATTAAGTTTCATAATGGAACAAAATATAGTCGTTTCTTTACTGCAAACCAGTCGCTTATTCATGGATATTTGGACTTCCGGTTTATTCTCTACGGCTTATTCGTTTGCCACAGGTTTGGTTTTTCTTTTTTTCTTGTATAAAGTGGAGTTGTGCTAGTTTCATACTGAAACAAAATACTTCTACTCACTTTTCTGATGAAGCCCGCGGATTCTCGACTGAATAATATGAGTTTTAGGGAGGTGCTTTCAATGGCAAGAACTATGTTAGTTTTGCTGGCTGTCTTGATGCTTTGCACATCGGCTTTTGCTTTGATAGAAGCAGAGCCGCTGTCGATTAACACTTCTGGTGTAGACAGAATGCCATGGGTCTTTGAAGACACTATCTATTTTGTTACCCAGAGCTACAACATCTATCAGGCAACCTGGAATGATGGAGACTGTGGTGAACCTGAACCGGTGAAGGGAGCTGTGAACTCCTCAGAGAATGAGATCAGCCCATGTGTTTTGAGAAACAACATCGGCGAACTTGTGATGTATTTTGGTAGATATACCGGTTCAGATAGGGATTACGACTTCTTCAGATCGGTTTTCGATGAAGGTAAGGGCGAATGGGGAGAACCCGAGGTTGTCCTGGAACTGAGTACAGAGATTCAAGACTGGAAAATTTGGGTAAACGGCGATGAAACAAAGGCCTACGTCACTACAAAGGGTGCCTTTGGTGGACTAGAACCAACAGGTGTGAGAGATATCTGGGTTTCCGAGAAGGAAAACGGCAAGTGGTCGACCCCTACAAAAGTAGATGAAGTGAACTCGAGTGGCAATGAATGGTCTGTCTTCGTCGACCCTGATGGAAAGATCTGGTTTGATTCATCGAGGGATGATTCCATAGGGGGTTACGATATCTATTTCTATGACCCCTCTACAGGAGAAATCGGACATCCCGAGATGATGATTAACTCTTTCTACGATGAAAGAAGTCTGTGGACAGATGGCAAAATTATCGTATTCTCCACTGTTGACAGACCTAATGGTGTGGGTGGTTACGACATTTTCATGGCTGAACTGGAATAGAAACTTTCTCTTCTTTGTTGAGCCCGTTCATTGTCCTGGATGGTGGGCGGGCTCTCATTCAGATTTCGAGAGGTGATGGCTTTGCGTTGTTTATCCAAGGCAGAAAAGGAAGTCTTCTTCGAGCTCTGGCGAAATAAAAATGGGTTGTCAAGAAAATCTATAGCCAAGGCCACGAATCTGAGCAAAGCCACTGTTTCCAGACTCTCTCAACAGCTTATAGAAAAGGGCTTTGTTCTTGACAGCACGCCGGTGCCCTCTGCTCACAAAGGCAGACCGTATTCGGTACTGAATGTGAACAACGGAGAGCTGCTTGTCGGCGGAGTTCACATACATTCGAAGACGATGAATATAGTTCTGGGAGACTTGTCAGGCAGAGTCAAGCATGTACGATCTCTGAATCATTCGAGAAGTGACGTTCTGGATAAGCTGTACGAAATACCGAAGATCATACGGAATGGTTTTGACGAAAATATCTCGTCAATACTTGTTTTCAGCATTGTGACACCGGGAATAGTTGACGAATCGACAGGGACTGTTGTTAAGAGCTTCTATACGCAGAGTGAAACGGTCAATCTTAAAAGGCTCGGCGACGAATGGGACACAACAATCGAAATAGAGAATGACGCTAACGCTTTGCTGGTTTCAGAAATGCTTCTCGGCTCTATTCCCTTAAGAGATGCTTTGTACATAGATAGAGAGTTTGGAGCTTCTCTAGTGCTTGATGGAAGGATTTTCAGAGGGCCGCATGGAGGTGCCGGAGAATTTGGTCACCTTCAGATCGATCCTTCCGGTCCTGAATGCTGGTGCGGCAAAAGGGGCTGTGTGGCTGCCTTTTTCGATCCCAAAAACCTGCACGACACGTTTTCCGGATTGGTACCGAACAGCAGTTTGAAATTGAACGATCCTTCCTTTCTGAAGTTCCTGAATGAACTGTATTCAAGAAACGACACAGAAGATTATGTGAGAGCTTTTCAGCAACTACTGGATAAACTCGCAGCAGCTGTTGCAAATGTTGTTGACTTGCTGGGGCTGGAAACAATAGTGCTTAACAGCCGCAATCCTTTCTTCTCAGACAAAGCAGTTGATTACCTTAGAAAGAGGGTTTTTGATATGTCCTTGGGCCATACTGAGCTCAAGATGATGATTCTTAAGGTTACTGAACAGAAGCTCCTTAGAACACCCCTTGCGGTTTCAATAGGGAGAATACTGGGAGTCTTTTAGGAGGTGTGTTTTATGAGAAAGCGAGTTCTTATACTTTTTATTGCCTCATTGCTCTTGATCACTTCTGTAATTGCGAAAACAACTATCGTTCACTGGATGCACCATTCGCCAAGCAGAGCAATGATCATCATGGAAATGGCTTCTGAATTCATGAAAGAAAACCCCGATGTAGAAATCAAGGTTCAGACAATACCGTATTCGGAGTATAAGACTAAGCTACTGGCTGCTCTGGCTGCTGGAAGTGGGCCAGATGTCGCCCAGATTCCGGCCACGGCGATGGAGGAGTTCTTCGGTTATGGATTGGTACAACCAATAACCGCCAGTGTTGCAACAGCCGAAGAGATGAGAGAGAAATGTATTGACGCGGCCATTGACAAGCTGATTATCGATGGTCAGCTGTACGGCTTTCCAACTGATGTTCAGACAATTGTTCTATTCTACAATCCATATCTTTTCGAACAGGCAGGTCTCGATCCCGACAGCCCGCCTCAAACCTGGACCGAACTTTTGGAGTACGCGAAGAAGCTGACGGTTTGGGAAGGGAACAAAATGATTCAGTCCGGACTGGGAATCGAAGGCTATGAGCCCGTTATTGAGAGTTTCATGAGACAGGCGGGTGCAACGTTCTTGGTAAGCGATGAAGAAATGAAAGTCGTTTATGAAGATGCTCAGCTCGAGGGCCTGAAATTCCTGACAGATGCAGTACTGGAACATAAAGTATATGTACCGGAATTTGGTTCGAGATGGACGGGATTCAGACAGATAAAGGAAGCGATGGTATTCGGACATGGAGCAATGGTCGGTTCTTTCCAAGTCGGCGGGCATCCTGATCTTGTATTTAGAACTGCACTCCCTCCGGCACACCCCGAGACAGGAAATCGAAGCTCGGTTTTGACCAGCTGGGCACTCGTTCTCATGAGCGATTGCAGAACCCCTGAAATTGCTTCGGAATGGCTAGCGTTTATTAGCTCGCCCGAAGCCCAGAAACTGTGGTTCAAGGACACAGGAGAACTTCCTTCTTATTATAGTGTGATCAATGATCCTGAGTTTTCGGATGATCCTTTGTTGAGCCCGATTCTGGATTCACTGAATTACGCTGTTCCAACGTTCTCTGCGGGCTGGGGAAATCCGGCCGCTCTTCTCAGGGAGACGGCGTACAACAACGTGATCAACAAAGGCGCAGATCCTGAAGAAGCGCTCAAGAAGGCCTTAGACGAAATCAACCAGTACCTAGAAGAGACTTTTGGAATATTCTGATCCTGGACCAGGGGCTGACGACAGGCCCGATGCGGAGGTCTTTCGATGTTCGAGCTATCCAAGAATGTGTTGAGTAAAATCTTAATAGTTGTAGGCCTGTTCCTGATAATTATCTCTTTCTTCCTGCCCTATGCATCGGGAGAAGTTCAGCTCGGAGTTTTTGACTTCTCTTTTTGGGGAACAGTTAATCTCTTGTTCGTCTATATTGTTTTGGTCTGCCTTTTTGTGTTGTTCTTCGCGACTAGAAAGATCTCATTTCTACTGGGAACAGCTGTTTCTTTGTTAGTACTGAACATAACTGTCATTTTCATGAGAACCGAATGGCAGGAGGTTCTTAGATCTAAGTTCTTTCTCGATTTTTTGGGTGCTGCCGGTTACGGATGGTGGATTTCTTTGATCGGCAGCGCTGTGCTTCTCGTTGCCGTCGTGAGACTAATTCCGGACAAGAAGAGGGCTCCGTATCTCTTCATTCTGCCATCAATATTTGGAGTCTTCTTTCTCACTTTCTTCCCGGCAATGTTTGCTTTCTATATCTCGTTTCATAGGTGGAATATCCTCGTGCCGAACAAGCCATTTGTGGGGCTTGCAAATTTCAGGAAAGCCTTTACCGACGAGTATTTTCTGAGATCACTCTGGATAAGTTTCAAATACGCTCTTGGCGTTATACCGACGAAAATCGTGATTTCCTTTTTCTTTGCCCTCCTCATATACTCTATCCCGAAATTCAAGAGCGTATTCAGGGTGATATATTTCCTCCCGGCTGTGACTTCTGTCGTTGCTATAAGCGTTATTTGGACCTGGATATATCATCCGTATTACGGACTTGCGAATTATCTCATTAGCCTATTTGGAGCTGAACCGATAAACTGGTTGGGTAACCCGGAAATTGCCATCTGGTCCGTGGTTCTCGTTTCAGTTTGGAGATCCGTTGGATACAGCATAATAATCTTTCTGGCCGGATTGAACAACATACCGAGAATTATTCTGGAAGCCTCGGACATCGACGGAGCAACGCGCTGGCAAAAGGTCAAGAACATCATAATCCCGCTAATGAAGCCTTCACTGGTTTTTGTGTTCATAACTTCGACGATCGGCGCGATTCAGGTTTTCACAGAGATATACATGATGACGGGAGGAAACGCCGATACGAAAACGGCCGTCTTCTACATCTGGCAGACTGGTTTCAATAAATTGCAGATGGGGTACGCGAGTTCAATGTCGATCGTTCTGTTTGCAATAATCTTAGTGATTACTCTTATTCAGATGAGGGTCACAAAGATTTTCAAGGAGGAATGACCTTGAGATCTAAGAGGAAGACCGACCTTATTGTCCATTCTATTTCATACACGCTGTTAATAGCGTTCTCCATAATAATGATCATGCCTTTTGTATGGATGATCTTGTCTACATTCAAAGACCAGAGTGAGCTGATGAGATTTCCCCCAAAATTCCTGCCTGACAAGTTCTCGCTGAAGAACTACGTTGAAGTATTCAGTTCAGTTCCCTTCTTGAGGTATTATCTGAACAGTATACTTATAACTACCGTGGCTGTCACTCTCACATTGCTCACATCCAGTCTTGCCGGCTTTGCCTTTGCAAAATACAAGTTCAAAGGCAGAAACACTATTTTCAAGACTCTGCTCGGCGCGATGATGATTCCTTTTCCCGTCACCATAATCCCGCTGTATATAATGATCTACAATCTGGGCCTTGTAGACACCTACTTGGCTCTGATCGTCACGGGTTCGGTAAGCATATTCGGGATCTTTCTGATGAGGCAATTCATTGTCACTATCCCCGACGACCTGATAGATGCTGCCAGGATAGATGGGTGCTCCGAATTCCAGATTTTCAGAATCATTGTTATTCCAAACATAAGAGCGCCGCTCTCTGCTCTTGCAATCTTTTCCTTCATGGCGACCTGGAACGCTTTCTTGTGGCCTCTTCTGGTTGTTAACAATGACGAGCACAGGACTGTCCAGCTCGGAGTACAGTATTTTACCCAGCGTTACGGCGATTTGATGCATCTTCAGATTACGGCAGCCGCAATGGCCGTTATACCGATAGTGGTGTTGTATCTCTTGTTGCAGAAGCAATTCATCGAGGGCATTACGATGACCGGTTTGAAGGGCTAGTAAGGAGTGATAATATGAAGAAGATCTTGACGTCTTTTTTCTTTATCCTATTCTTATCTTCCGTCTTTCTTTCAATGGAAGCCAGTGGACCTGAGAATATCGTGATCTTGATTTGTGACGGGATGGGTTTTAACCATCTATATATATCGGAACTCGTAACGGGAGAAGCCATGGGAAGCCACAGTCCCGTAGTCAGTATCGGCAGAAACGAGGCTTTAGATAATCTTGTCACCGATTCCGCAGCAGCCGCAACCGCTATCTTTTCCGGTGTTAAGACAATTACTGGATATCTGGGAGTGAATGCATTAGGCGAAGAAGTGAATACTCTTGCAGATATCCTGAAGGAGCAGGGTTGGTGGCTCGGCTTGATCACGAATACACGTTACTACGACGCGACTCCGGCAGCCCTTTACGCTCACGCTCAAAGGAGGGAGACGGAAGTAATCACGGACTTTCTCATGGAAAGTCCTCTCGACTTGTTCTATGCCGGTGGTCTTGAGCAGCTGGGGATCAATCCCTTCACTCAGAAGCCGACTCCAAGAAGCAGAATACACGAACTGATTGCTAGCGGCTACAGGGTCCTCGGGCTGAATTTCGAAGAGCTCGGATCGCCGGAATTTGAAGAGCTGAAGGGGACCGTTGCATTTGTAACCATGGGAGACAAGAGCTTTGAGAACGAACTGCTTCCAGGTGAACCCACTCTCCTCGAAATGGTCGATAGAGCTTTCGAAGTGTTCATGGCTGAAGAGAGAAGCAAGTTTCTGGTTATTGAAGCCGGCAGAATAGACGATGCTTCTCATGTAAACGATTCAGAGGCTGTGCTGGCAGAACTGAGCGCTTTCAGAGACGTGCTGTCTTATCTGCTTACCCGGTTGTCTCTGGACAGGGATCTATTGATCGTGCTTTCTGATCACGAGACGGGAGCGGTAGCGGTACCTTATGGCAAACCAGATGGCGACTTTTCTTTGAGCTGGTCCAGTAACGACCACACGGCCGCCTATGTACCCATAATCGCCTATGGGAAAGGATCGCAGGCCTTCTCAGGATTCTACCATTTAGAGGAAATTCCTCGAAAGATCTGCGGACTATTGGATGTGATTGTATGCGGAGAGTAGTGTTTTTCTTTTTGTTTCTGATATTGCTTGGAGGAACGCTGATGGGAACATCTTTGACTGTAATGACATACAACATAAGGCACGGATTGGGAATCGATGATGTCTTAGATTTCTCAAGAGTTCTCGAGACAATAAGGGGTGTGGATCCGGATATTCTCATCCTCAATGAAGTAGATCAGGAAAACCCAAGGAGTGCAGGACTGAGACAGGCAGAGATTGTTGCGGAAGAGCTCAACATGAGTTACTTCTTCAGTCTGGCAGAGGGCAAGAGCAACTACGGGAACGCTGTTCTCAGCAAATTCCCGATAAAGGCCGAATTTGGCTTCGTGCTTCCGAGACCTGAATGGATGCTTGCCGTGGATAGAGGATGTGCCGCAATAGTCACTGAGGTTGAGGGTCGGGATATCCTGGTTATGGGGACTCATCTCGGTCTTGGTGGAATCATGGAAGTCCAGACAGAGCTCAGGAAGATCCTTGAGGTGTATCTTGAGTACGAAGAGATTCCGGCTATTATCGCCGGAGATCTTAACGCCGAATGGTATGATCTCCAGTATGGTGTTCCTGAGTTTTTCGATCACTTTGGATCGGTGAACAATGAGCTCGGCAAGAGCCTTCACACAATCCCGGCAGATAGACCGGGCAAGCAGATTGATTATATCTTCGTGAATGACTATTTCGATATCATCGACGCATTTACCGTCGATTCGTACGCGTCAGATCATCTGCCCGTCGTTTCGAGGCTCGTCCTTAAATGAAGAATATACCTCTTCTTTTCGTTACTATCGACTCACTCGGTCCTGAGGTTTTGAAGAGGGCCAGGACTCCTTTTTTGGATAGTGTTGCCGAGACCGGTTCAACGGTTAAGGATATGAGATCGTGTTTTCCCACGCTGACAACACCCATGATGAGCACCATTTTGACGGGCGTGTATCCCGAGAAACACGGCATATTCTCTAACACTATCTTGAACAGAGAGGAGAAGAAAGTTGAGGGTAGACTCCGGGATCTCAGAAGACCTCCAGTGACAGATTGTCTGTACGAGAACAACTATAGTATTCTCTCGATACAGCATTTCATGCTTCAGGGAAGAAATGGGGTAAAGCACGTTCAGGTTGACGGAAATAGAAGCGGTGCCATCCGCAAGGCACTGAGAAGAGAGTTGAAGGAGGAGAAATATGACGCCATCTTTTGCCTTTATCAGTCTCTGGACAGTGCAGGGCACAAATACGGACCATTGCACGCTAAGACGATAAGAGAACTAGAAGAGATAGACGACGAACTGGAGCTAGTAGTCGATTTTTTGGAAGAAACTATTGGAGAGTTTGCCATCGTCATCACTTCTGATCATTCAATGTCATTGGCTGACACTCCCACTGAGTTTGACCTGGGTGAAGTCATCACAAGCATCGGTCTCAAGGCAGAATTGGGTAAGGAGGGAAAGAGCGTTTCAAAAGAGACAGACGTTCTGATCCTAAAATACCCCACCGTAAACATCTACACTCTGACAGAAAAAGCAATAGACAGGACAGCTCTGCTCGTGGACGCTCTGAGGAAAATCAGTATAGTTGACAGAATCTATACAAAAGAAGAAATGAAGAAGCTGCATAACCCGGAATACGCCGACATAGCTTTTTGCTTGAAAAGAGGCTATTCAAACTCATTGAAGTCTAGAAGGCCCGGGTCCTTTTTTGGATATCACGGAACCTACCACGAGGAGCCCTCCGTGTTCATGTTTAGAGATATTCACAAGACAAAGAACTGTATTGAGAGGGGTACATTAGTCGATATTGCACCAACAACTCTGGATTTACTGGGCATACAATCATCTGTCGATTTCGATGGAATATCACTGAAGAAATGAGGTTTGAAAATTGATTCTGACAAAACTTGATTATCATCTGCACACAAGCTATTCAGACGGAGAGATGAGCTTCCCCCAGCTTCTTGAAGCTTTGGAAGGAAATGTGAATGTCTGTGGTGTGACCGATCACTTTGAGCTAAACCATCCATGCAGCATAGAATTCACAAAAGACTATCTAGAGGCCTTCGGGGCTTTCAAAGATAAGGCCCTAAGACTTGGCATCTCCGCTCATCTCGGCGTGGAGACCGGACTCGGAAAGAACGGCATACTATTACCCCATATGATGAGTGAAATTGAGTACGTCATTGCGAGCCTTCATAGAGTTCCTCTACAGGGAGCAAGCAGTGAAGAATACTGGGAAGCTTACAAGAGCATTATTTCTGATAATGCGCGAAGAGGAGGCTTTCAGATTCTGGGACACGTCGAGGGCTATCTGCCGATTCTACCTTTTCTTGATCGCGATCCGGGATTCGACAAAAAAAGAGAGATTGAGCGGCAGATCATTGAAGAGTACTTCACGCTTGACTGGTACTCGCGATTGGCAAAGGATCTAGAGGTAAACGATATTGCACTTGAAATACACGAGCCATCAAAAACACCACGATTGGAAGTTCTGGATATTATGAAACGCTTCGGAGTTGCTTTCTCTTACGGAACCGATTCCCACATGCCTGAGCAAGTGTCGAAGAGAAGTTATCTGAAGAGAGTCATCCAGGAACTCGATCTGAAGGAAAGTGATTTTCTCGACATCGAGACGATTAGATCGAAAACATAGAGTATTTCAGGAGGAACCAGTATGACAAACGTAGGTATTATCGGTTGTGGAATGATGGGTAGAGTCCATTCTATTGCATACACCGGTCTGGAGAACGTCAATGTGAAAGCCGTAGCGAGTCTCTCAAGAGAACAGACACTTGAATGTGCAAGACTCGCCTCTTCAAGAACATCTACAGTAGATGAGATACTTAACGATGAAGAAATAGAGATAGTCAGCATCTGTACACCCACGGATACTCACAGAGACCTTGTGGTAGAAGCTGCAAGAAGCAAGAAGCACATCTTCTGCGAGAAACCAATAGCCCGCACTCTAGAAGACGCTCTGGAAATGGTTGAGGTTTGCAGGCAAAACGGTGTTTCGCTGGGTGTGGATCATGTAGTGAGATTCTTTGACTCTTACTCTAGGGCGAAGAGCCTTATTGAAGAGGGCACAATCGGAAAGGTAGTAATGGCAAGGCTTTATCGCGGAGGAGTCTTTCCAAAGCACGGCTGGAACAACTGGTTCGACGAACTCGGTAGAAGCGGTGGAGTTCTTCTTGATCTTTCCATTCACGACTTCGACTTCTTGAGAACGGTCCTGGGTGAAGTAGAGTCCATAACCGCAAGAAGCGTGAAAAACACTCCTTCCCATCCAGGCAGAAACAGAGACCATGCCTTAGCGATTCTTAAATTCGCGAACGGTTCGCTGGCTCACGTTGAGGGCAGCTGGGCAGAACCGGATAACGCACCTTCAAAATTCGCAACTTCTTTCGAATTCGTTGGTAGAGATGGAATGATAACCTACGATAGCGATGAGGATTTCACTATGAGAGTCCAGACAGCCTCCAACGATTACCCGTCTTTCTCAAAGAGCACCCCCGCAGCCAATGATCCTTATGGATTACATATACAGAAGTTCATAGAAGCGGTGAGAGAAGAAAGAAAGGTCCCAGTCGATGGTACTGAGGCCATCGAGGCGCTAAAAATCTCCCTTGCAGCCAACAGATCTGCAGAAAGCGGAAGACCTGTGAAGCTTCTGGAGGTGGTATAGGTGTTTAGGATAGGATTTCTCGGAATCGCACACACGCATGGATACAGTTACATAAGACAAATTCAATCTTTCTCAAATATGAGCGTCACAGGAGTATTCGATCGTGATGCAGACAAATCAAAAAAGGCCTCAGAACTATTCGGAACAAGAGCTTTTGAAGATCCTCTAGAGCTAATCGAAAACTCCGATGGGGTAGTAGTTACTTCCGAGAACTCATTCCATAAGAAATATGCGGAACTTGCCATGAACAAAGGCAGACACGTTCTGTGCGAAAAACCCATCGCCACAACCGAAGAAGACGCGAGATCGATGCTGCAAACGGCCAGAGAAAACAACGTTGTTTTTCAGATGGCCTTTCCCGTAAGATACGCTCCTTCTATTCAGCAAGCAAGAAAGGAAATTGAGACGGGCAAGCTTGGTAGAATTCTCTCGGTTTCGGCGACAAATCATGGAAGAATGCCAGGCGGATGGTTCGTAGATGAGAAGCTTTCCGGCGGAGGGGCGGTTATGGATCACACAGTTCACGTCGTGGATATTATCCGGTGGCTTCTAGATGTTGAGATTATCGAGGTATCGGCCGAATATGGAAGACTCATTTACGACATCCCAGTTGAAGACTGTGGCCTTCTCCTGCTAAGTCTTTCCGACGATTCCTTCATGAGTCTCGATTGCAGCTGGTCAAGACCTGAAGCCTATCCTTACTGGGGAGATGTAACTCTCAATGTTGTCGGCACAGAGGGTACGCTGAGGATAAACGCCTTTGATGCGAAGCTGAAAGTCTTCTCAAACAAGAGAGGAGTCTTCTGGGAGAATTATGGAGACAGTTTCGACAGGGCACTAATTAAGGAATTCGCTGATTCTGTAATCGAGGAAAGAAAACCTTTGACCTCAGGAGAAGATGGACTTGAAGCTCTAAGAGTTGCTCTTGCAGCATATGAAAGCGGAAAGATAGGTCGTCCGGTTCAACTGAATCATTAGCAGCTCGCTGTTTTGAAAGACAATTAAAGGTGGTGGAAACTATGAAAGGGAAAAGAATATTGATCATTTTGGCAATTGCGCTCGTGAGTATCATGACTTTCGGTCAGATAGAAGTGGAGATGCTGCCATTTTGCTCGAGTGGAATAGAGAGGATGCCGTGGCTTCACGACG
The Mesotoga sp. BH458_6_3_2_1 DNA segment above includes these coding regions:
- a CDS encoding PHP domain-containing protein; translated protein: MILTKLDYHLHTSYSDGEMSFPQLLEALEGNVNVCGVTDHFELNHPCSIEFTKDYLEAFGAFKDKALRLGISAHLGVETGLGKNGILLPHMMSEIEYVIASLHRVPLQGASSEEYWEAYKSIISDNARRGGFQILGHVEGYLPILPFLDRDPGFDKKREIERQIIEEYFTLDWYSRLAKDLEVNDIALEIHEPSKTPRLEVLDIMKRFGVAFSYGTDSHMPEQVSKRSYLKRVIQELDLKESDFLDIETIRSKT
- a CDS encoding carbohydrate ABC transporter permease; this translates as MRSKRKTDLIVHSISYTLLIAFSIIMIMPFVWMILSTFKDQSELMRFPPKFLPDKFSLKNYVEVFSSVPFLRYYLNSILITTVAVTLTLLTSSLAGFAFAKYKFKGRNTIFKTLLGAMMIPFPVTIIPLYIMIYNLGLVDTYLALIVTGSVSIFGIFLMRQFIVTIPDDLIDAARIDGCSEFQIFRIIVIPNIRAPLSALAIFSFMATWNAFLWPLLVVNNDEHRTVQLGVQYFTQRYGDLMHLQITAAAMAVIPIVVLYLLLQKQFIEGITMTGLKG
- a CDS encoding alkaline phosphatase family protein codes for the protein MKNIPLLFVTIDSLGPEVLKRARTPFLDSVAETGSTVKDMRSCFPTLTTPMMSTILTGVYPEKHGIFSNTILNREEKKVEGRLRDLRRPPVTDCLYENNYSILSIQHFMLQGRNGVKHVQVDGNRSGAIRKALRRELKEEKYDAIFCLYQSLDSAGHKYGPLHAKTIRELEEIDDELELVVDFLEETIGEFAIVITSDHSMSLADTPTEFDLGEVITSIGLKAELGKEGKSVSKETDVLILKYPTVNIYTLTEKAIDRTALLVDALRKISIVDRIYTKEEMKKLHNPEYADIAFCLKRGYSNSLKSRRPGSFFGYHGTYHEEPSVFMFRDIHKTKNCIERGTLVDIAPTTLDLLGIQSSVDFDGISLKK
- a CDS encoding ABC transporter substrate-binding protein, whose amino-acid sequence is MRKRVLILFIASLLLITSVIAKTTIVHWMHHSPSRAMIIMEMASEFMKENPDVEIKVQTIPYSEYKTKLLAALAAGSGPDVAQIPATAMEEFFGYGLVQPITASVATAEEMREKCIDAAIDKLIIDGQLYGFPTDVQTIVLFYNPYLFEQAGLDPDSPPQTWTELLEYAKKLTVWEGNKMIQSGLGIEGYEPVIESFMRQAGATFLVSDEEMKVVYEDAQLEGLKFLTDAVLEHKVYVPEFGSRWTGFRQIKEAMVFGHGAMVGSFQVGGHPDLVFRTALPPAHPETGNRSSVLTSWALVLMSDCRTPEIASEWLAFISSPEAQKLWFKDTGELPSYYSVINDPEFSDDPLLSPILDSLNYAVPTFSAGWGNPAALLRETAYNNVINKGADPEEALKKALDEINQYLEETFGIF
- a CDS encoding ROK family transcriptional regulator, producing the protein MGGLSFRFREVMALRCLSKAEKEVFFELWRNKNGLSRKSIAKATNLSKATVSRLSQQLIEKGFVLDSTPVPSAHKGRPYSVLNVNNGELLVGGVHIHSKTMNIVLGDLSGRVKHVRSLNHSRSDVLDKLYEIPKIIRNGFDENISSILVFSIVTPGIVDESTGTVVKSFYTQSETVNLKRLGDEWDTTIEIENDANALLVSEMLLGSIPLRDALYIDREFGASLVLDGRIFRGPHGGAGEFGHLQIDPSGPECWCGKRGCVAAFFDPKNLHDTFSGLVPNSSLKLNDPSFLKFLNELYSRNDTEDYVRAFQQLLDKLAAAVANVVDLLGLETIVLNSRNPFFSDKAVDYLRKRVFDMSLGHTELKMMILKVTEQKLLRTPLAVSIGRILGVF
- a CDS encoding alkaline phosphatase, with the protein product MKKILTSFFFILFLSSVFLSMEASGPENIVILICDGMGFNHLYISELVTGEAMGSHSPVVSIGRNEALDNLVTDSAAAATAIFSGVKTITGYLGVNALGEEVNTLADILKEQGWWLGLITNTRYYDATPAALYAHAQRRETEVITDFLMESPLDLFYAGGLEQLGINPFTQKPTPRSRIHELIASGYRVLGLNFEELGSPEFEELKGTVAFVTMGDKSFENELLPGEPTLLEMVDRAFEVFMAEERSKFLVIEAGRIDDASHVNDSEAVLAELSAFRDVLSYLLTRLSLDRDLLIVLSDHETGAVAVPYGKPDGDFSLSWSSNDHTAAYVPIIAYGKGSQAFSGFYHLEEIPRKICGLLDVIVCGE
- a CDS encoding endonuclease/exonuclease/phosphatase family protein, giving the protein MRRVVFFFLFLILLGGTLMGTSLTVMTYNIRHGLGIDDVLDFSRVLETIRGVDPDILILNEVDQENPRSAGLRQAEIVAEELNMSYFFSLAEGKSNYGNAVLSKFPIKAEFGFVLPRPEWMLAVDRGCAAIVTEVEGRDILVMGTHLGLGGIMEVQTELRKILEVYLEYEEIPAIIAGDLNAEWYDLQYGVPEFFDHFGSVNNELGKSLHTIPADRPGKQIDYIFVNDYFDIIDAFTVDSYASDHLPVVSRLVLK
- a CDS encoding carbohydrate ABC transporter permease, whose translation is MFELSKNVLSKILIVVGLFLIIISFFLPYASGEVQLGVFDFSFWGTVNLLFVYIVLVCLFVLFFATRKISFLLGTAVSLLVLNITVIFMRTEWQEVLRSKFFLDFLGAAGYGWWISLIGSAVLLVAVVRLIPDKKRAPYLFILPSIFGVFFLTFFPAMFAFYISFHRWNILVPNKPFVGLANFRKAFTDEYFLRSLWISFKYALGVIPTKIVISFFFALLIYSIPKFKSVFRVIYFLPAVTSVVAISVIWTWIYHPYYGLANYLISLFGAEPINWLGNPEIAIWSVVLVSVWRSVGYSIIIFLAGLNNIPRIILEASDIDGATRWQKVKNIIIPLMKPSLVFVFITSTIGAIQVFTEIYMMTGGNADTKTAVFYIWQTGFNKLQMGYASSMSIVLFAIILVITLIQMRVTKIFKEE